Proteins found in one Zea mays cultivar B73 chromosome 1, Zm-B73-REFERENCE-NAM-5.0, whole genome shotgun sequence genomic segment:
- the LOC100283111 gene encoding Mitochondrial import receptor subunit TOM40-1: MGSVASAAVPPPPPQSALPQAGAPPYGPGLAGILPQMSKGEEKKDEKVDYLNLPCPVPFEEIQREALMSLKPELFEGLRFDFTKGLNQKFSLSHSIFMGSLEVPAQASETIKVPTAHYEFGANFLDPKLMLIGRVMTDGRLNARVKCDLTDNLTLKVNAQLTQEAHYSQGMFNFDYKGSDYRAQFQIGNNAFYGANYIQSVTPNLSMGTEMFWLGHQRKSGIGFASRYNTDKMVGTLQVASTGIVALSYVQKISEKVSLASDFMYNHMSRDVTASFGYDYLLRQCRLRGKIDSNGVVAAYLEERLNMGVNFLLSAEIDHCKKNYKFGFGMTVGE, translated from the exons ATGGGATCTGTTGCCTCCGCCGCTGTGCCACCACCTCCTCCTCAATCAGCGCTGCCTCAGGCGGGCGCGCCGCCCTACGGGCCCGGGCTCGCCGGGATCCTCCCGCAGATGTCGAAGGgggaggagaagaaggatgaGAAGGTGGACTACCTCAACCTCCCCTGCCCCGTGCCCTTCGAGGAGATCCAGCGCGAGGCTCTCA TGTCTTTGAAGCCTGAACTTTTTGAAGGATTGAGGTTTGACTTCACAAAAGGATTGAATCAGAAGTTTTCTCTTAGCCACAG CATTTTTATGGGCTCCTTAGAAGTTCCAGCCCAGGCATCTGAAACTATTAAAGTTCCAACTGCACATTATGAATTTGGCGCCAATTTTTTAGATCCAAAG TTAATGCTCATTGGAAGGGTGATGACAGATGGAAGGCTTAATGCTCGTGTGAAATGTGATTTGACAGACAATCTGACGTTGAAAGTAAATGCACAG CTTACCCAAGAGGCACATTACTCACAAGGGATGTTTAACTTCGACTACAAG GGAAGTGACTATCGAGCACAATTCCAAATTGGGAACAATGCATTCTATGGTGCAAATTATATTCAG AGTGTTACTCCGAACCTATCAATGGGAACTGAAATGTTCTGGCTTGGTCACCAAAGGAAGTCTGGAATTGGTTTTGCCTCTCGCTATAACACAGACAAAATG GTGGGCACTCTACAGGTCGCAAGCACTGGAATAGTTGCCTTAAGTTATGTCCAGAAGATTTCCGAGAAG GTTTCCCTTGCGTCTGACTTCATGTATAACCATATGTCAAGAGATGTAACTGCCAGCTTTGGTTATGATTACTTGCTTAGGCAG TGCCGCCTAAGAGGCAAAATAGACTCGAATGGTGTTGTTGCCGCATACTTGGAAGAGAGGTTGAACATGGGTGTCAACTTCCTTCTATCTGCTGAG ATTGACCATTGTAAGAAGAACTACAAGTTTGGTTTTGGAATGACCGTAGGAGAGTAA
- the LOC100502493 gene encoding uncharacterized protein LOC100502493 isoform 1 (isoform 1 is encoded by transcript variant 1), whose amino-acid sequence MPLGSDHRVLAKSPIAQPFSHMDLGVCEGSSTNITSDYHSVQMSTRTTKVWEYFQQELVEVDGVMKAICKYCGTKLTRKRNSCTNSLRNHVADTCPKILVEDRKRFIATMRKKPGEGSFVFDPRKTHECMVKWCISAEVAFNKFDDPFFAPWMESLQPSFSGVGP is encoded by the exons ATGCCCCTCGGCTCCGACCACCGAGTTTTGGCCAAGTCGCCAATCGCTCAGCCATTCAGCCAT ATGGATTTAGGGGTATGTGAGGGTTCAAGTACTAATATCACCTCGGATTACCATTCGGTGCAAATGTCAACCAGAACGACAAAGGTTTGGGAGTATTTTCAACAGGAGTTAGTTGAGGTTGATGGAGTGATGAAGGCTATTTGCAAATACTGTGGGACGAAGCTGACAAGGAAAAGGAATTCATGCACAAATAGCCTTAGAAACCATGTTGCGGATACATGTCCTAAAATTCTAGTTGAGGACCGCAAGCGATTCATTGCTACAATGAGAAAAAAGCCAGGAGAAGGTTCATTTGTGTTTGACCCTCGAAAGACTCATGAGTGCATGGTTAAGTGGTGCATCAGTGCCGAGGTCGCATTCAACAAGTTTGATGATCCGTTCTTTGCCCCGTGGATGGAGTCATTGCAACCATCGTTTAGCGGTGTTGGGCCTTAG
- the LOC100502493 gene encoding uncharacterized protein LOC100502493 isoform 2 (isoform 2 is encoded by transcript variant 2) yields the protein MDLGVCEGSSTNITSDYHSVQMSTRTTKVWEYFQQELVEVDGVMKAICKYCGTKLTRKRNSCTNSLRNHVADTCPKILVEDRKRFIATMRKKPGEGSFVFDPRKTHECMVKWCISAEVAFNKFDDPFFAPWMESLQPSFSGVGP from the coding sequence ATGGATTTAGGGGTATGTGAGGGTTCAAGTACTAATATCACCTCGGATTACCATTCGGTGCAAATGTCAACCAGAACGACAAAGGTTTGGGAGTATTTTCAACAGGAGTTAGTTGAGGTTGATGGAGTGATGAAGGCTATTTGCAAATACTGTGGGACGAAGCTGACAAGGAAAAGGAATTCATGCACAAATAGCCTTAGAAACCATGTTGCGGATACATGTCCTAAAATTCTAGTTGAGGACCGCAAGCGATTCATTGCTACAATGAGAAAAAAGCCAGGAGAAGGTTCATTTGTGTTTGACCCTCGAAAGACTCATGAGTGCATGGTTAAGTGGTGCATCAGTGCCGAGGTCGCATTCAACAAGTTTGATGATCCGTTCTTTGCCCCGTGGATGGAGTCATTGCAACCATCGTTTAGCGGTGTTGGGCCTTAG
- the LOC100281637 gene encoding lipid binding protein precursor: MALLTAPPAALVVLAVAAALLALLPRGSAQISAPPAGAPAPSSSLDCAGALLNLTPCLTYVERRSALTRPEKGCCGALAAVVGGDDAACLCALLAGNGVRVDTVRALALPTICRVDAPPPRLCAALGMPVAEPPGGAAADAPMDSGSDAPSTTPATAAANGGPGASRRPYMVAALSRGCLVVILSTLLL, translated from the exons aTGGCTCTACTAACGGCGCCACCCGCGGCGCTGGTCGTCCTCGCCGTGGCGGCGGCGCTGCTGGCCCTGCTGCCGCGAGGGAGCGCGCAGATATCAGCACCGCCGGCGGGCGCCCCCGCGCCGTCGTCGTCGCTGGACTGCGCGGGCGCGCTGCTGAACCTGACGCCGTGCCTGACGTACGTGGAGCGCCGCAGCGCGCTGACGCGCCCGGAGAAGGGCTGCTGCGGGGCGCTCGCGGCCGTCGTGGGCGGCGACGACGCCGCCTGCCTGTGCGCGCTCCTGGCCGGGAACGGCGTCCGCGTCGACACCGTgcgcgcgctcgcgctgcccaccATCTGCCGCGTGGACGCGCCTCCGCCCAGGCTCTGCGCCGCGCTCGGCATGCCCGTCGCCGAGCCGCCGGGCGGAGCCGCCGCGGACGCGCCGATGGACTCAG GGTCCGACGCGCCGTCGACCACACCGGCAACGGCGGCCGCGAACGGCGGTCCGGGGGCCTCGAGACGGCCGTACATGGTGGCTGCTCTCTCGCGCGGCTGTCTCGTCGTCATCCTCTCCACGCTGCTGCTGTAA